The following are encoded together in the Osmerus eperlanus chromosome 18, fOsmEpe2.1, whole genome shotgun sequence genome:
- the rab36 gene encoding ras-related protein Rab-36, with protein sequence MDETRNGTMKHFSAPVSRDRVICKFPKCHNPQACLQKKDDWNAEAKVSFKDRDERHHGWDRLKMSKAVVVGDLNVGKTCLINRFCKDAFDRDYKATIGVDFEIERFELCGVPFSLQIWDTAGQEKFKCIASAYYRGAQVIVTVFDMADIKTLEHTRQWLEEALRENEPGSCFVFLVGTKSDLLSPEECHRTEKDALRIATEMNAEFWSVSAKTGDNVQEFFFRVAALAFEDSILKDLEKGITPNSIGRGNRIGSDRANLEEAQSKDEKKNCC encoded by the exons ATGGACGAGACGAGGAACGGGACGATGAAGCACTTCTCCGCACCTGTAAGCAGAGACAGGGTCATCTGCAAGTTCCCAAAG TGTCACAACCCACAGGCTTGTTTACAGAAGAAGGACGACTGGAATGCAGAGGCCAAGGTTTCTTTTAAAGACAGAGATGAAAGGCACCATGG ATGGGACAGGCTGAAGATGTCGAAAGCGGTAGTTGTGGGCGACCTGAATGTAGGCAAGACCTGCCTCATCAATAG GTTCTGCAAAGATGCGTTTGACCGGGATTACAAAGCAACCATCGGGGTGGACTTTGAAATCGAGAGGTTTGAGCTCTGTGGAGTTCCATTCTCGCTCCAGAT CTGGGACACAGCGGGCCAGGAGAAATTTAAATGCATTGCTTCTGCCTACTACAGAGGTGCTCAGG TGATCGTCACTGTCTTCGACATGGCAGACATCAAGACCCTAGAGCACACACG ACAGTGGCTGGAGGAAGCCCTGAGAGAAAACGAGCcaggttcctgttttgtcttCCTGGTTGGAACAAAGAGTGACCTACTG TCCCCAGAGGAATGccacaggacagagaaagatgcTCTCAGAATAGCGACTGAGATGAACGCTGAATTTTGGTCGGTTTCTGCCAAAACAG GTGACAATGTGCAGGAGTTCTTCTTTAGAGTGGCTGCCTTGGCCTTTGAGGACTCCATACTAAAGGACCTGGAGAAAGGGATCACCCCTAACAGCATTGGAAGGGGAAACCGTATCG gctcaGACAGAGCCAACCTGGAAGAGGCCCAGTCGAAAGACGAAAAGAAAAACTGCTGCTGA
- the gnaz gene encoding guanine nucleotide-binding protein G(z) subunit alpha, giving the protein MGCRQSSEEKEAARRSRRIDRHLRSESQRQRREIKLLLLGTSNSGKSTIVKQMKIIHSGGFNLDACKEYKPLILYNAIDSLTRIIRALATLKIDFHDADRAYDAVQLFALTGPAESKGEITAELQGVMKRLWGDSGVQDCFQRSNEYHLEDNTAYYLNDLDRISSGEFIPTVEDILRSRDMTTGIVENKFTFKELTFKMVDVGGQRSERKKWIHCFEGVTAIIFCVELSGYDLKLYEDNQTSRMAESLRLFDSICNNNWFTNTSLILFLNKKDLLAEKIKRIPLTVCFADYKGQNTYEEAAVYVQRQFEDLNRNKETKEIYSHFTCATDTSNIQFVFDAVTDVIIQNNLKYIGLC; this is encoded by the exons ATGGGATGCCGGCAGAgctcagaggagaaggaggcggcGCGGCGCTCCCGGCGCATCGACCGCCACCTGCGCTCGGAGAGCCAGCGTCAGCGGCGCGAGATCAAGCTCCTTCTCCTCGGCACCAGCAACTCGGGGAAGAGCACCATCGTCAAGCAGATGAAGATCATCCACAGCGGCGGCTTCAACCTGGACGCCTGCAAGGAGTACAAGCCCCTCATCCTCTACAACGCCATCGACTCCCTCACGCGCATCATCCGTGCCCTCGCCACCCTCAAGATCGACTTCCACGACGCCGACCGCGCCTATGACGCCGTGCAGCTGTTCGCCCTGACGGGGCCGGCCGAGAGCAAGGGGGAGATCACGGCCGAGCTGCAGGGGGTGATGAAGCGTCTGTGGGGCGACTCGGGCGTGCAGGACTGCTTCCAGCGCTCCAACGAGTACCACCTTGAGGACAACACGGCGTACTACCTGAACGACCTGGACCGCATCTCCTCCGGGGAGTTCATCCCCACCGTGGAGGACATCCTGCGCTCCAGGGACATGACCACCGGCATCGTGGAGAACAAGTTCACCTTCAAGGAGCTCACCTTCAAGATGGTGGACGTGGGGGGCCAGCGTTCCGAGCGCAAGAAGTGGATCCACTGCTTCGAGGGTGTGACGGCCATCATTTTCTGTGTGGAGCTAAGCGGCTACGACCTGAAGCTCTACGAAGATAACCAGACA AGTCGCATGGCAGAGAGCCTGCGTCTCTTCGACTCCATCTGCAACAACAACTGGTTCACCAACACGTcgctcatcctcttcctcaacaAAAAGGACCTGCTGGCGGAGAAGATCAAGCGCATCCCTCTGACGGTCTGCTTTGCCGACTACAAAGGCCAGAACACCTACGAGGAGGCGGCCGTTTACGTGCAGCGGCAGTTCGAGGACCTGAACCGCAACAAGGAGACCAAGGAGATCTACTCCCACTTTACCTGCGCCACCGACACCAGCAACATCCAGTTTGTGTTCGACGCCGTCACGGACGTGATCATCCAGAACAATCTCAAGTACATTGGGCTGTGCTAA